A stretch of the Rhizomicrobium sp. genome encodes the following:
- a CDS encoding GNAT family N-acetyltransferase has protein sequence MTVTIRPVTQADYAQWRPLWDGYNRFYERVGPAVLPEEITATTWSRFFDAAEPVHALVAEEDNRLVGIVHYLFHRSTTLLNDTCYLQDLFTDATCRGKGVGRKLIEAVYAAARAKDSARVYWVTHETNARAMVLYNQVAERSGFTVYRKLF, from the coding sequence ATGACCGTCACGATCCGGCCCGTCACGCAGGCCGACTATGCGCAATGGCGCCCGCTGTGGGACGGCTACAACCGGTTCTACGAACGCGTCGGTCCGGCCGTGCTGCCGGAGGAGATCACCGCGACCACATGGTCGCGCTTCTTCGATGCCGCCGAACCGGTCCATGCCCTGGTCGCGGAAGAGGACAACCGGCTGGTCGGCATCGTGCATTATCTCTTCCACCGCAGCACGACGCTGCTGAACGACACCTGTTACCTGCAGGATCTGTTCACCGACGCGACCTGTCGCGGCAAGGGTGTCGGCCGCAAACTGATCGAAGCGGTCTATGCCGCGGCGCGGGCGAAGGATTCGGCGCGGGTCTATTGGGTGACACACGAGACCAATGCGCGGGCCATGGTGCTTTACAACCAGGTCGCCGAGCGTTCCGGCTTCACGGTCTACCGCAAGCTTTTCTAG
- a CDS encoding recombinase family protein: MKRYLGYLRVSTKRQGEHGVSLQEQKRLIEASAAKLQGEIVEWFEERETAAKRGRREFMRMMQALKRGKADGVILHKIDRGARNLHDWAQIAELTEQGIEVHFAHEALDMTSRGGRLAADIQAVVAADFIRNLRDEAKKGIMGRLRQGVYPFRAPLGYVNKGKGKPKEIDPIAGPLVRLAFELYATGEWNFYQLADEMYRRGIRNVHGARVSLNSLTLILNNPFYIGLMRIDTLDETFEGRHEPLITRATFDQVQQVLRGNRPTPGTLKHNFAWRRMIRCERCNRSLIGEKAKGRYVYYRCQTNGCQGTLLAETELRQKFDGLFQRLRLDEQDFSDIRRMADVLLSEHTKEAAHRGRGLDLQVRKCDERLGRLADLLLDGSIDTRTYHAKQRQFLEDKRALLDRLSTAASEQSVAEKVHNYLELANVAHLLIRSENSDERREIVSTVTSNFSTNKKDPVITLKSPYEEIVRRRISDECALSRDATRTSAREIFEIMKRAANAELGLESHQSPDVPGQVK; this comes from the coding sequence ATGAAGCGCTATCTCGGTTATCTCCGCGTCTCAACCAAGCGCCAAGGCGAGCATGGCGTTTCGCTGCAAGAGCAGAAGCGGTTGATAGAAGCCAGCGCGGCTAAGCTTCAAGGAGAAATAGTCGAGTGGTTTGAAGAGCGCGAAACGGCTGCCAAGCGCGGCAGGCGCGAGTTTATGCGCATGATGCAGGCGCTTAAACGAGGGAAGGCCGATGGCGTCATCCTGCACAAGATCGATCGGGGCGCCCGCAATCTGCACGACTGGGCGCAAATTGCCGAGCTGACCGAGCAAGGCATCGAAGTCCACTTTGCGCACGAAGCGCTCGACATGACATCGCGCGGGGGCCGTTTGGCCGCCGATATTCAAGCGGTCGTCGCAGCAGATTTCATTCGCAATTTGAGGGACGAAGCAAAGAAAGGAATCATGGGCCGCCTTCGTCAGGGCGTCTATCCGTTTCGCGCGCCGCTTGGCTACGTCAACAAAGGAAAGGGCAAACCAAAAGAGATCGACCCCATCGCTGGTCCGCTTGTGCGGTTGGCATTTGAGCTCTATGCGACCGGAGAATGGAATTTCTACCAGCTAGCCGACGAAATGTATCGGCGCGGAATTCGCAACGTGCATGGGGCACGCGTCTCGCTCAACAGCTTGACGCTGATACTCAACAATCCCTTCTACATAGGCCTCATGCGCATTGATACGCTGGATGAGACTTTCGAGGGTAGGCACGAGCCCCTTATTACCCGCGCTACATTCGATCAAGTGCAGCAGGTCCTTAGGGGCAATCGACCAACGCCCGGCACGCTAAAACACAACTTCGCTTGGCGTCGGATGATTCGCTGCGAGCGATGCAATCGTTCCCTCATTGGAGAGAAAGCCAAGGGTCGCTACGTCTATTATCGCTGCCAGACAAATGGTTGTCAGGGCACGTTGCTTGCTGAGACAGAGCTTCGGCAGAAGTTTGACGGGCTCTTTCAACGGCTGCGGCTGGACGAACAGGACTTCAGTGACATTAGGAGAATGGCTGATGTGCTCCTTTCTGAACACACGAAGGAGGCCGCACACCGAGGCCGTGGCTTAGATTTACAGGTCAGGAAGTGCGACGAACGATTAGGACGCCTAGCTGATCTCCTGCTTGATGGCAGCATAGACACTCGTACCTATCACGCTAAACAACGGCAGTTTCTCGAGGATAAGCGCGCGCTTCTCGACCGTCTATCGACGGCCGCCTCAGAACAGTCCGTTGCCGAGAAGGTCCACAATTACCTCGAACTCGCAAATGTGGCGCACTTGCTTATCCGTTCGGAGAATTCAGACGAAAGACGCGAGATTGTCTCAACCGTCACCTCGAACTTCTCGACGAACAAGAAAGACCCAGTAATTACACTGAAATCTCCTTACGAAGAGATCGTTAGACGACGCATCTCTGATGAATGTGCGCTCTCTCGGGATGCCACTCGAACTTCGGCAAGGGAGATTTTCGAGATCATGAAGCGAGCGGCTAACGCAGAGCTAGGGCTGGAAAGTCACCAAAGTCCTGATGTCCCAGGCCAGGTCAAATAG
- a CDS encoding type IV secretion system DNA-binding domain-containing protein produces MQSDALSYLARSNFRNSHKLVGIKQADRLLHLYVIGKTGVGKSTLLETLALQDLEAGRGFALIDPHGDLVERVFAAVPEDKQERVAYLNAPDASQPYGYNPLRRVRADKIPLAVSGLIETFKKLWPDAWGVRMEHILRNSLYALLERDGSTLPDILRLYRDERFRTAVTRGIRNETVQRFWQHEFENYHFRMKADAVAPIQNKLGALLSDPTLHRILVNPDIDLSFRSIMDEGKVLLVNLAKGQLGEESSALLGGLIVSTLGLAAFSRAEVEGSSRRPFFVYMDEFQSFTTLMLANMMSELRKYGVALTLAHQHLHQLEPDIRHAVLGNAGTIMSFRVGAEDAAYLAKEFQPTFDVQDLISLPNYNAYLKLMIDGEPSGAFSARTARYDELHDAGPEPSPHLMINGDTSPSDFMTE; encoded by the coding sequence ATGCAAAGCGACGCCTTATCTTATCTCGCGCGGTCTAATTTTCGAAATTCCCACAAACTCGTCGGCATCAAGCAGGCCGACCGCCTCCTGCATCTCTACGTCATCGGCAAGACCGGAGTCGGCAAGTCCACACTTCTTGAAACGCTCGCGCTCCAAGACCTCGAAGCCGGTAGAGGCTTCGCCCTCATAGACCCCCATGGCGACTTGGTAGAGCGGGTGTTCGCCGCAGTGCCCGAGGACAAACAAGAGCGCGTTGCCTATCTCAACGCACCCGACGCTTCCCAGCCATACGGGTACAATCCGCTCAGGAGGGTACGGGCAGACAAGATACCCCTCGCCGTCTCCGGCCTCATCGAAACGTTCAAGAAGCTATGGCCCGATGCCTGGGGCGTGCGCATGGAGCACATCCTTCGCAACTCCCTCTATGCGCTCCTAGAGCGGGACGGCTCGACGCTTCCCGACATCCTGCGGCTCTATCGGGACGAGCGGTTCCGCACGGCCGTTACGCGAGGCATTCGTAACGAGACGGTCCAGCGCTTCTGGCAACACGAATTCGAGAACTATCATTTCCGCATGAAGGCGGATGCTGTCGCGCCGATTCAAAACAAGCTCGGAGCGCTCCTATCGGACCCGACCCTGCACAGAATCCTCGTCAACCCAGACATTGACCTTAGCTTCCGCTCGATCATGGACGAGGGAAAGGTGTTGCTCGTTAATCTGGCGAAGGGGCAGCTTGGCGAGGAGAGCTCGGCGCTCCTTGGCGGATTGATCGTCTCAACGCTTGGCCTCGCGGCCTTCAGCCGTGCGGAAGTCGAAGGTAGCTCTCGGCGGCCGTTCTTCGTCTACATGGACGAATTCCAGTCCTTCACGACACTCATGCTCGCCAACATGATGTCGGAGCTTAGAAAGTATGGCGTTGCCCTTACGCTCGCTCACCAGCACCTGCACCAGCTCGAACCGGACATTCGGCACGCAGTTCTCGGAAATGCTGGGACGATCATGAGTTTTCGCGTCGGGGCTGAGGATGCAGCGTATCTAGCAAAAGAGTTTCAGCCGACGTTTGATGTGCAAGACCTCATCAGCCTGCCAAACTACAACGCCTATCTGAAACTCATGATCGACGGGGAGCCGAGCGGGGCTTTTAGCGCGAGGACGGCTCGGTATGACGAGTTGCATGACGCGGGACCCGAGCCCTCACCGCACTTGATGATCAACGGCGATACATCCCCATCGGACTTCATGACGGAATAG
- a CDS encoding helix-turn-helix transcriptional regulator has product MSQIKDIPAHLVKRRRHAGLSQKELGRLLGTTKSSISKFEAQGVRPTFNFLLALQAIFDVSPRDAFPDSFAQVHKEVVRRAAELDTELRRRPYRDSAHKLAFLRALQDCGDSTPAA; this is encoded by the coding sequence ATGTCACAAATCAAAGATATTCCTGCCCATCTCGTTAAGCGCAGGCGTCACGCTGGCCTTTCGCAAAAGGAGCTTGGGAGGCTTCTTGGCACGACCAAGAGCTCCATCAGCAAATTCGAAGCGCAAGGCGTCCGTCCCACCTTCAACTTCCTGCTCGCCCTTCAAGCGATATTCGATGTGAGCCCGCGCGACGCGTTCCCCGACAGCTTTGCCCAAGTACATAAGGAAGTGGTTCGGCGAGCCGCCGAACTCGATACCGAACTCCGCCGCAGGCCCTATCGGGACAGCGCACACAAGCTGGCCTTCCTTCGCGCCCTTCAGGACTGCGGCGATAGCACGCCAGCCGCATGA
- a CDS encoding zincin-like metallopeptidase domain-containing protein, with protein MDGFVPSAVPKVDPFEAHQQAEAFIEAVGARIEHGYGMAKYRSDMDRIEMPMRAWFVGTDTSSPLEAYYGVLLHELTHWTGASHRLGRDMGKRFGSEAYAMEELVAEIGAAFACSALGVVSEPRLDHAAYVSTWLTVLKRDPKAIFTAASKAQEAFEYLAYLATRNDDP; from the coding sequence GTGGACGGCTTCGTTCCCTCAGCCGTTCCTAAGGTTGACCCGTTCGAAGCCCACCAGCAGGCCGAGGCATTCATCGAGGCCGTTGGCGCTCGCATCGAGCATGGATATGGGATGGCAAAGTACCGAAGCGACATGGACCGTATCGAGATGCCCATGCGCGCGTGGTTTGTCGGCACGGACACCAGCTCGCCGCTCGAAGCCTATTACGGCGTCCTCCTCCACGAACTCACGCACTGGACCGGTGCCTCGCATCGCCTTGGGCGAGATATGGGGAAACGCTTCGGAAGCGAAGCGTATGCGATGGAGGAGCTTGTTGCGGAGATTGGGGCTGCGTTTGCGTGTTCGGCGTTAGGAGTCGTTAGCGAGCCCCGGCTCGACCACGCCGCCTATGTCTCCACCTGGCTCACGGTCTTGAAGCGCGACCCCAAGGCGATCTTCACAGCCGCGAGCAAGGCACAGGAGGCGTTCGAGTACTTGGCGTACCTTGCGACGCGAAACGACGACCCTTAA
- a CDS encoding IS630 family transposase, which yields MGKPAPAIELSAPERRELEGLARRRKTGQGLARRAQIVLMAADGVENQVIAERLGASQNTVGSWRRRYAAKRLEGLYDEPRPGAPRQIGDDEIAETIRLTLEAAPANATHWSLRSMARAVGHAPSTIHRIWQAFGLQPHRSETFKLSGDPLFVEKVRDIVGLYLAPPERALVLCVDEKSQIQALDRTQPLLPMRPGQAERRSHDYTRHGTLSLFAALDTASGTVIGKCFARHRGSEFLKFLREIEANVPDDLDIHLVMDNYATHKTPAIRRWLAKRVRWHVHFTPTSASWINQVERFFADLSERKIRRGAHRSTRQLEAAIRDYIKCVNDDPKPFRWTKTADDILASIKRFCLATLKIANYQAKNARTSESGH from the coding sequence ATGGGCAAGCCTGCACCCGCGATTGAGTTGAGCGCGCCGGAACGGCGAGAGCTTGAGGGATTGGCGCGGCGGCGCAAGACGGGACAGGGACTGGCGCGTCGTGCGCAAATTGTCCTGATGGCGGCGGACGGAGTTGAGAACCAAGTCATCGCGGAGCGGCTTGGGGCGAGCCAGAACACGGTGGGATCGTGGCGTCGGCGCTATGCGGCCAAGCGCCTGGAGGGGCTTTACGACGAGCCGCGTCCGGGCGCACCGCGCCAGATCGGTGACGACGAGATTGCCGAGACGATCCGTCTGACGCTGGAGGCGGCACCGGCGAACGCGACCCATTGGAGCTTGCGCTCGATGGCGCGGGCGGTTGGTCATGCGCCCTCGACGATCCACCGCATCTGGCAGGCCTTCGGTCTTCAGCCGCACCGCAGCGAGACCTTCAAGCTCTCCGGCGACCCGCTGTTTGTGGAGAAGGTTCGCGACATCGTCGGCCTTTATCTCGCTCCGCCGGAGCGGGCGCTGGTTCTGTGCGTCGACGAGAAGAGCCAAATCCAGGCGCTGGATCGCACGCAACCCTTGCTGCCGATGCGGCCCGGACAAGCCGAGCGGCGCAGTCACGACTATACCCGCCACGGAACCTTGTCGCTGTTCGCGGCCCTCGATACGGCAAGCGGAACGGTGATCGGCAAATGCTTCGCGCGCCATCGCGGCAGCGAGTTCTTGAAGTTCCTGCGCGAGATCGAGGCCAATGTCCCGGACGATCTCGACATCCACCTGGTGATGGACAACTACGCCACGCACAAGACGCCGGCGATCCGCCGCTGGCTGGCCAAGCGTGTGCGCTGGCATGTCCACTTCACGCCCACTTCCGCCTCTTGGATCAATCAGGTCGAACGCTTCTTCGCCGATCTGAGCGAACGCAAAATCCGCCGTGGCGCCCACCGCTCGACGCGCCAGCTCGAAGCCGCGATCCGCGACTACATCAAATGCGTCAACGACGACCCAAAGCCCTTCCGGTGGACAAAGACCGCAGACGACATCCTGGCCTCCATCAAGCGCTTCTGTCTCGCAACCCTGAAGATCGCCAACTACCAAGCCAAAAACGCTAGAACTTCTGAATCAGGACACTAG